The genomic interval GGAATGCCTCCCTTGGGCTTCCTAGGTGACACTGTTTTTAGGTATGACCTCCCTCGCTCTATTCCTTGAAAGCAGTACAGGTACTGGGCAGAGGTGCCCTGGACCCACGCTGCCTGGTTTTGAAACCCAGCATCTCCACGTGTTATATATCAGACCTTGAGTAAGGTACTTAAGCTCTCcgtgcttcagtttcctgagtGGCCTAACACTGAGAGGGGCTTACAGAACCTGCCCATTAGTGTTGATTGGAAGAAGTAAAGGTGCTCACACCTGCCAAGTGCTGAGGCTAGGGCCTACCTATCACATGGCAATGCTCCGGAAGCACAAGCGGCTATGATTATTGTGGTTCCTATTTTGTTTAATCAGATATATCCTGCCTAGCCACTAGCAGAATGTGCTTAATAGCTGTCTGGTGAATGAAAGAATGACCAAATGGTCCCGTTTCCTGATCTAGATCATCTCTAAACACTGCCTCATGGTATGGCTTCAGACCTAAAGTTTCCCACAAATCTTTACAGATGCCGTATCTTTTGTTAAATCCCTTCACCCCAACTTTTCATCAACGCTCTGACAACAAATGCTGGGAAACAGGGAAGCAAAGGAATCATGTACAGCTGATGGGATTTCAGACAACATAGAGGAACTGGTTAGGCTTAAAGAATGTCATCCAAATGCCCTGGCAGGAAACCTTGTGTACCGACAGTTCCAATGTGTGTAAGAAAAGAATGCATTCAATGATATAAAAAGgcattctggctgggcatggtggctcacacctgtaatcacagtactttgggaggccaaggcaggaggatcagcaGGTCAAgcgatggagaccatcctggccaacatggtgaaaccccatctctactaaaaatacaaaaatttgctgggcatggtggcgtgcacctgtagtcccagctacttgggaggctgaggcagaattgcttgaacccaggaggtggaggttgcagtgagcccagatcgcaacattacactccagcctggcgacagagtgagactcggtctcaatcaatcaataaaggcATTCTGTCCTGaatcttttttttgggggggggatggagtctcagtctgccgcctaggctgtagtgcagtggcgtgatctcagctcactgcaacctccacctcctgggttcaagagattctcctgcatcagcctcccaagtaggtgggactacaggcacccaccaccaagcccaactagtatgtttgtatttttagtagagatggggtttcaccgtgttagccagggtggtcttgatctcctgatctcgtgatctgcccaactcagtatcccaaggtactgggattacatgtgtgagccactgtgcctggcctctcaatttttttttaagcagatggGAGGCAACATGGTAGGTTCATAATTAAAACTGTTTTGGaagtatttattgtttatttatttatttttatttttatttttttttttatttttaagacggggtttcaccatgttggtcaggctggtcttgaactcccgacctcaggtgatctgtcaaccttggcctccaaagtgcttggattacaggcgtgagccaccattcccggctggAAGTATTTATTGTTTAATAGTTCTTTCTCCCCTCAGCCCCATCCAACCactctctctttctgttctgATCATCCTAAAGGCTGAATCCATTCTCCTCCTGTATGGAGAATGAGAAGCAATACTAAAACCAATACATATGATCGGGTCTTCATCAGATATCATGTCGCTGCAGGTGGAGTGCCAGTTTCAACACGTGTGGCTTTCCTTGGACTCCAAAAAGTAGTCCTTTCTCAAGGTCACTGGGCCACTCATGGAGCTGAAATGCCGCTGCCCATCTAAGTACAACATGGACTCTGAAACACAAGAAAGAGAACCCTGGAGAAATGTGTAGCACCTTAGAAAACATCCTATCATCATAGAGATATGAGACTACTTGGGAACACTGAGAAAGAATGAGATGCACTGTTGGGCTGAGGGTGCCACATTCCCATGGGAGCAGGCATGACTCCTGGCCCCTTCCTCTGGCTGGATCAGCTTTTGACTACCAGTGGCTGCTTGCCTGCCTGAGAGCCACAGGTATCTTTGGCCTTCAGGGCGGCTGAATCTGAAATGCAAAAACTCCCAAAGACATGCGCTTGGGCTGACAGGCATCGATACACTTCCTACaattcaaaaggagaaaaatgtccTCAGAAGTTCTTCCCTTTGTTAGGGACAAGCAATAATCACTGCTTACCTCCATATGTTTTGGGGAAAACCAATGGCACTTCTTTTTCTGACATGAAAGTGAAATGGAAGACATTGGTGGTTGTATGAGTTTTCTCCTGCAGAGAGGCCACTTCACTGTGTACTCTGACTTGAATGTAATTATTCTGCGTAAAGCATACCTAACAGATTACAGACACTACAGTCGGTCAACTGCATGAGGAAGGGGAAAAGGCAGTCATAAGAGAAAACAGTAGCTTTTGGACATGAAAACTTCCAGgctcaaatggaaaaaaaaaaagttgtatttcaTCTCTCATCACACACCTACCTgcgaagaaagaaaaagcaaggagcCAACCTCAACGGGTTTCTGAAACATGATGTCATCTACTGCTACCACAAATGGTCGAGAACCACTGTTGGGGGAAAAGACAGAATTGGGGATAAACTGCAAAATTCCGATGACCTCAATTTTTTCCCCTAACAACTAACTGAAGCGAAATAAAAAGAACGAAGAATAAAGTTAGGGAAGAAGGAAATGACCCTACCACTGAGAAACAGTAAAGAGATGCCATTGTGACCACATTAGGACCAAAATAACGATATCTTCTCCCTTCTACATATCATCACTATATTTTCTGAGTGGGTTTTTTCATGTACGAACTTACAAAGTCAGAGCAacacctactttttttttagacggaactttgctcttgtttcccaggctagagtgcaatggcttgatctcagctcaccgcaacctctgcctcctgggttcaagcgattcttctgcctcagcctcctgagtagctgggattacaggcatgtgccaccatgcctggctaattttgtatttttagtagagacagggtttatccatgctggtcaggctgttctcaaattcctgacctaaggtgatctgcctgcctccacctcccaaagtgcagggattacagatgtgagccaccacacctggctgagagcAACAACCTTCTAAAATGAAGATCAAACTCAGCTGGTATGAGTGTGGtattcaatttaaaaacataacataggccgggcatggtggctcacgcctgtaatcccagcactttgggaagccaaggcaggcgaatcacctgaggtcgggaattcaagaccaggctgaccaacatggagaaatccccatctctactaaaaatacaaaattcaccgggcatggtggtgggcacctgtattcccagctacttgggaggctgaggcaggagaatcatttgaaccctggaggcagaggttgtggtaagccttgatcataccactgcgctccagactgggcaacaagagtgaaactgtctcaaaaaaaaaaaaaccataacatATTCCCACACACACCAAGACTGGtccaaaatgtttaaattcagtGGGGTGATATAAATTGCTTCTCAGAAGTTAAGGCTGCCTTACATGTAACTCACCCAAAGCTACAAGCAGTAGCCCATGCAAGTTCATATGCTTTCCTCATAAGGAAACCACCAAAGATCCGATTGAAAATGTTCCGCTCCTACAGGACATAAAATAAGTATCAATGAATACAAACTTATGGCCACCTTTGCATACAGAACAGAGGCCAGTTTAAAGGTGTGTCAAATCTTGGACAAATATCATGAATGGAAGCTATCCTATTCAGATTTCTCACTAAATTATAATACCTGAGGGTGGCAAATTTCCAAGCTCTTCAGTTTTGAATTCTCCATCCACACTGCATTAGGGGGCAAAACTCGACTTCGAAAACTTAGAGTCCTGTAcaaatgaatatttgttaaacCCTGTTAATGCCATGGTTCTGCTGttgaaaactaaaaacatttgTAAGCCACTCCCAATATACTCAGGCAACCATGGCTTTGGAGAAGGCTAAGGtgtaggcctggcacagtggctcatgcctggaatcccagcactttgagaggctgaagcaggcagatcacctgaggtgaggaattcgagaccagcctggccaacatggtaaaaccccatctctactaaaaatatttttaaaaataggcaggcatggtggcaggcacctgtaatcccaactactttggggtgggggtgctgcgacaggagaattgcttgaacccggaggcacagcttgcggtgagccgagatcatgccactgcactccagcctgggcgacagagtgagactctgtctcaaaaaaagaaaaagaaaaaggcagggtgtggtggctcacacctgtaatcccagcactttgggaggccgaggcagacagatcacctgaggtcaggagtttgagaccagactgaccaatgtggtgaaaccccatctctactaaaaatataaaattagccaggtgtggcggcccgtgcctgcaatcccagctactccggaggctgagtcaggagaatcgcttgaaacccagaggcagaggttgcggtgagccgagatcatgccactgtgctccggCCTGGGAAACAAGtgtgcaactccatctcaaaaaaaaaaaaaaaaaggctaaggtTTAAATGTTTTCCCAACACGGAATCTCATCGTCCTTACTTTGGATCCAGTGTGCTGAGAAACATCTCATGGATGGTGGTCCTCTCCTCAGCGCTGGGGGCCATTTTCAGTAACGATGTGGAGCTGAAAGCAATTCTTCTCCCCTTGTTTACTGGAACATGGGAGAATAAGGAGCAATGATCAGGAGGGTCACACTGTAACACAGGGAGCTCTGACGGGGAATGCCTTTTAATCTCATGGAAAATTATACACATATCCAAGAGAAAACTGCAGAGGCCACATAAAACTCCCAGTGAGCCTTTGGTTCCACATGGAAACTACATTGGCTCAGTGTGAGATCACCTGAAATCATCCTGATCCAGAGCCCTGACCTGCAGTTATCCCATCAAGAGGTATTTCTCACTTGACTAAAACAGAGaaagcaggccgggtgcagtggttcatgcctgtaatcccaagacgttgggaggctgaggcaggaggatcgtttgagtccagagctcaaaaccagcctgggcaacacagagagacccctgtctctacaaaaaaaaaaattttaattagccaggcatggtggcacgcggtcctggccaatatgatgaaaccccacctctactaaaaatacaaaaattagccaggcatggtggcgcatgcctgtagtcctagctactaaggaggctgaggcaggaaaatcgcttgaacccaggaggcagtgattgcagtgagctgagatcatgccattgtactccagcctgagcgacagagcgagactccatctcaaaggtcaggagtttgagatcagcctggcctacatgaagaaacaccatctctactaaaaatacaaaaattagctgggtgtggtggtgtacacctgtagtcccagctacttggaaggctgaggcaggcaaattgcttgaacccgggaggcggaggttgcagggagccaagattgtagcactgtactccaggttggcaacagagcaagactccatctcacaaaaaaaaaaaaaaaaaagaaagacatttgacTGGTATGAAGAGCCATATAAAATCTTAAGTAATCTGTTCTGCAGTATAAttaatgtgcttttaaaatttatttcattataaacaAAGTAATGTACATTCTCCTTGTCTAAAGAGCTCCTCTTCCTCTGGGCTTTCAGGGATGAGTGGATTTACAAATGCCGgcctaaaaagaagaaaagaaaagaatatcatttaaaatatgctgCTATCTAATAAAACTTGAAGATGAACAATCACCCACTAGTTATAAAGAATCTGCT from Callithrix jacchus isolate 240 chromosome X, calJac240_pri, whole genome shotgun sequence carries:
- the ACOT9 gene encoding acyl-coenzyme A thioesterase 9, mitochondrial isoform X2 translates to MRRAALRLCALGRGQLTPGRGLTQGPQNPKKQGIFHIHEVRDKLREIVGASTNWRDHVKAMEERKLLHGFLAKSQDGLPPRRMKDSYIEVLLPLGSEPELREKYLTVQNTVRFGRILEDLDSLGVLICYMHNKIHSAKMSPLSIVTALVDKIDMCKKSLSPEQDIKFSGHVSWVGKTSMEVKMQMFQLHDDEFCPVLDATFVMVARDSENKGPAFVNPLIPESPEEEELFRQGELNKGRRIAFSSTSLLKMAPSAEERTTIHEMFLSTLDPKTLSFRSRVLPPNAVWMENSKLKSLEICHPQERNIFNRIFGGFLMRKAYELAWATACSFGGSRPFVVAVDDIMFQKPVEVGSLLFLSSQVCFTQNNYIQVRVHSEVASLQEKTHTTTNVFHFTFMSEKEVPLVFPKTYGESMLYLDGQRHFSSMSGPVTLRKDYFLESKESHTC
- the ACOT9 gene encoding acyl-coenzyme A thioesterase 9, mitochondrial isoform X1, which produces MRRAALRLCALGRGQLTPGRGLTQGPQNPKKQGIFHIHEACSPIHVNHVRDKLREIVGASTNWRDHVKAMEERKLLHGFLAKSQDGLPPRRMKDSYIEVLLPLGSEPELREKYLTVQNTVRFGRILEDLDSLGVLICYMHNKIHSAKMSPLSIVTALVDKIDMCKKSLSPEQDIKFSGHVSWVGKTSMEVKMQMFQLHDDEFCPVLDATFVMVARDSENKGPAFVNPLIPESPEEEELFRQGELNKGRRIAFSSTSLLKMAPSAEERTTIHEMFLSTLDPKTLSFRSRVLPPNAVWMENSKLKSLEICHPQERNIFNRIFGGFLMRKAYELAWATACSFGGSRPFVVAVDDIMFQKPVEVGSLLFLSSQVCFTQNNYIQVRVHSEVASLQEKTHTTTNVFHFTFMSEKEVPLVFPKTYGESMLYLDGQRHFSSMSGPVTLRKDYFLESKESHTC